GGTTTCAAGACGCTGGAAGAAGGCCAAGCGGTTGAATTCGACATCGTGGAAGGCGCACGCGGTCCGCAAGCAGCTAACGTAATCAAATTGTAATCAGGCGGCTTCAGCCGTTACATACATAGTGACGATTCGTTTAGCAGCATCCCCGGGAACCGATCGGTTCTCGGTTTTTTTATAGAATCGGAATCGCATCATCATCGAAAAAGCTTCGTTCAGAAGCTTTTTTTTATGTCACATAAATTTCACCGAATTTTCTGAAATTTATAGGCGAATTGTGAAGGATTTTTTAAGATCGGATCGAATATATATTAGTGTAGCGAGGAAGGAGGAGTTTACCTATGAAGTTTAACATTAGAGGCGAACACATCGAGGTTACCGAGGCGCTGAAGGAACATGCCCAAAAGAAACTGAGCAGGTTAGAACGATATTTCGAGGCTCCCCCTACATCTGAAGTGAGTGTTACACTAAGCGTTGTTAAAGGCATGCAGAGCGTCGAGGTGACGATCCCGCTTCCGGGCGTCATGCTTCGCGCCGAAGAACGCCACGCGGATATGTATGCATCCGTTGACCTAGTAGTGGACAAGCTGGAGAGACAAATCCGCAAGCATAAGACGAAGGTGAACCGCAAGGTGCGCCAGGAAAGCGGCATGAGGGATTTGCTGCGGGTGGACACGTCGTATGCGCTTGAAGACGAGGACGATTTTGAATTGGTGCGCACGAAGCGTTTTACGCTGAAGCCGATGGATATTGAAGAAGCGATTTTGCAAATGAATATGGTAGGCCATAATTTCTTCGTGTTTGCGAATTCCGATACGGAGCAGGTCAATGTGGTATATAAACGAAACGACGGAAAATACGGTTTGATCGAGCCGGCACGGTAATTATGGAATAATTGGATGGTTTTTTAGTTAACTTAAGCCTAGGCCTTGGTGGCCCGGGCTTTTTTTAATGGGAGGCCGAAAACGGGCTGTCAATGACTTCCGCCGCTTTCTTGCGACTTGGGGCCATAACTGCTACAATTTAAGGCAAACCGTTATTGAACAGGGGAAGGGGT
The window above is part of the Paenibacillus hamazuiensis genome. Proteins encoded here:
- the hpf gene encoding ribosome hibernation-promoting factor, HPF/YfiA family → MKFNIRGEHIEVTEALKEHAQKKLSRLERYFEAPPTSEVSVTLSVVKGMQSVEVTIPLPGVMLRAEERHADMYASVDLVVDKLERQIRKHKTKVNRKVRQESGMRDLLRVDTSYALEDEDDFELVRTKRFTLKPMDIEEAILQMNMVGHNFFVFANSDTEQVNVVYKRNDGKYGLIEPAR